In Silurus meridionalis isolate SWU-2019-XX chromosome 29, ASM1480568v1, whole genome shotgun sequence, one DNA window encodes the following:
- the si:ch211-264f5.6 gene encoding carcinoembryonic antigen-related cell adhesion molecule 20 — MKKGSNLTMSCTAQSSPAAEFIWVFNGNILPQKTATIVLSNLGEEQSGNYSCLAYNSKTQRYVTSEVTKFSVLEAISGTSIIAPTSPLIAGNSTVNLTCTSSMGKADSVQWKKDGNPLENSNRITFSPDGKTVSILTVQKEDSGEYSCQLKNKISSDGNNYKLTINYGPDNMAIKGDKQALVGQPVRMDCSFASFPAPTFVWKFNDTVLIGEEKECLTIPNFENFNSGIYTCEAFNLITGLKRTATHNLQVKEAAQEQNGLSSGAIAGITIAVLIAVAVIIGVCIKKRRKVSEIPSPY, encoded by the exons ATGAAGAAGGGATCCAACCTGACGATGTCATGCACAGCTCAGTCCAGCCCTGCTGCTGAATTCATTTGGGTTTTTAATGGAAACATACTTCCCCAGAAGACGGCTACAATAGTTCTCTCAAACCTGGGAGAGGAGCAGAGTGGCAACTATAGCTGTCTGGCCTACAACAGTAAGACTCAGCGCTATGTCACTTCAGAGGTCACGAAATTTTCTGTACTAG AAGCTATTTCAGGCACAAGCATCATTGCCCCTACTTCACCGCTTATTGCTGGTAACAGCACAGTGAATCTTACATGCACATCCAGTATGGGGAAAGCGGACAGCGTGCAATGGAAAAAAGATGGCAATCCTCTGGAAAATAGCAATCGCATCACCTTCAGCCCAGACGGGAAAACTGTCTCCATCCTCACAGTACAGAAGGAGGATTCTGGAGAGTACAGTTGTCAACTGAAGAATAAAATTAGCAGTGACGGTAACAATTACAAGCTAACCATCAACT ATGGACCTGACAATATGGCAATAAAGGGAGATAAACAGGCCTTGGTGGGCCAGCCTGTGAGGATGGATTGCTCTTTTGCCTCCTTCCCAGCTCCCACATTTGTGTGGAAATTCAATGACACTGTTCTGATTGGCGAGGAGAAAGAATGTTTGACAATCCCAAATTTTGAAAACTTCAACAGTGGTATATATACTTGTGAAGCATTTAATCTCATCACCGGACTCAAAAGGACTGCCACCCACAATCTCCAGGTTAAGG AGGCAGCACAGGAACAAAATGGCCTGTCTAGTGGAGCAATCGCAGGAATTACCATAGCTGTTCTAATAGCCGTGGCAGTCATTATTGGTGTCTGCATCAAAAAGAGGCGAAAGGTTTCAGA AATTCCATCACCATATTAA